The Gossypium hirsutum isolate 1008001.06 chromosome D07, Gossypium_hirsutum_v2.1, whole genome shotgun sequence genome includes the window ttcattttaGTTTTGAATCTGTGAAGTGTTATAGACTTAATGATCTTTATTCCATTTTTCTTAATCCttgttctttaattattttttcatcttattatcattatatGCTTTCAATTATGGCAGAGATAATATCTTATTtgaggatgtgaagggtcattttttGAGCAAAAgataaactcgacaatgagtttggttcaaATAGAAAGTCAGATAGGCAAGCCTCGATTTTGGTAGCGTCAAGGAAGCGAGACAAGAGATGCCagtattgtaagaagttaggttaCATCAAGGCAGGTTGTTACAAACTGCGAAATAAAATGGTTGCCGAGAGCAATGAGAAAGatttagctggtgctaatttggccaatgacAAGGTTGATGATTTCTTAttggtgtcaacaagtgaaaactTCTAGCTTACGTCTGAGTCGATCCTAGATTTGGGGTGTTCTTACCACAGTGTCCAAACATGgactggttctccacatacaattCAGTTGaagtggagttgtgcacatggggaATGGTTCACCCAATAAAGTAACTGGTATTGGTACTGTTTAGATCAAGATGCAGGACGAGACAATTAggacattttcaaatgtcaggcATGTATTTgacttaaagaaaaatctcatctccttgaaaATTTTGGACTCGAAGGATTGTAGAATTAACATCGAGTCAAGCAACATTAAGGTATCTTATGGGGCTCTCATTTTGATGGAAGGTAAAAAGATTGGTAGTTTTTATATTCTAGAAGGATCAATGGTGATTGGTGAAACAAGATGTCCCTCGTCTGTTAAGGAGTCGAAGTCGACTCGTTTGAAGCAAAGataacttggtcataggagggaaaatgTATGATCGTTTCGTATAAGAGAAGTTCTCTTTTGGgtgcaggttttgaaaagataAGGCATTGTGTTGGTAAAAATTAGACCCGGgtcagttttgatttggcagtgcacaagtcgaagactagaagtcttccagcttctaagcacagCTTCGACTTAGTTAATATCTTACATAGTTCGAGATAAGCCTATGGCAGGCTTTGGCGAAAAAggtgttgtggaaatatgagttaAGGTGGAGATTTATAGAGTTATGCCTCGTATTTTTCGACTTTTTTTCTCccaattaaactctatttttagtttctcatttaaactctgattagtgtaagttattttaatattagctTCCTACTTAAACTCTTATTAGtgtaaattattttcatattatttgacctacaggtttagcctataaataaaccGTTTTTTTCCgttttagtaaaattatctttttccGTGATTTTTTATCATCTTCGGAGAgattttttcacgtaaaatatttgtgttcgctCTTTTCAATTTCTCCTTGATTTTACTTATATGTTACTTAAACCGGGTTTATCCCCAACAGAGTCAATCATCCAGATTACTTTGAATCTAATCTTTTCGAACTTCAATCTTGATCCTAAGTTTCTGCACCAATGTCACAAAAAACTTGTAgaacaacattaaaaaaaatcttgttAGGTGAAAACAAGAAATAGAGACAATTCTGAATTCATGAGAAGTATTACTTGCTCAAATTGACCAGATATGAATATCAAGATATGACTGCAATATAATCTCCATTGCTCACCTGCATTAACGTATTGTTGATAAAAGCAAAGGCTTGAATTGGCTCCTCCACATCATTCATGTAGTTATTAGGAGCAGCGAGAAACTCATGTCTGATGGTATGAATTAAGCCAGACACTTGAACATATCAACACAAAGCTTATGGAAGACCTGAAGAGACAAAACCTAAACCCTCACATTATGTTGACATTGAAAAGAAACCTAGTAAAAGCATTCCCTTTCACATTGTAAACACGTACGATTGATCCCTAATCTCTGGCAGTACCTCCAAAATTGAGAAGAATTGCTTCCCATGTCCTTTTTTGAAGGCCATGCTTCTATAGATTCAGTGTCATCATTGCTTGCAAGCCCATCAGTTTGACCGACAGATTCAGCAAAAATGGATTCTGGTTCAGGTGATCAAGTCATGCATGGCTTAGTTTGTTTAATCACATAAGCAACTGGATTATTTAGGATTTTATTGTGAATTTATTTCTTCCTTGATAAAAAACAATCTGCTAATAGACTTTCATGCTTGTACAGATGATGCTGGTTCTTACAGTGACAGGACATCTCTACTTGTTTTATGGGGATGGAAAGATGATTCACTAAACAGGTTTTGATATAGAGATATTTTGGGAGGAGACGACATACTCACTTCATTAATGTCCTgaaaatttttatcatatttgtgTCACTGAGAGGCTGCTTCCATAATATACATAATAGGAACTCTGACGCCTTCCTTGGAACCAACAGATTCAGAGTTGGACCATTCTTGAAGTATAAAAGCTATATAActtacatttttctttttcccctCAACTGCTAGCTTTCTCTGTTGATTTCAGCAAAGCTTGAATAGAAACAGACAGACAATTGTATGTTTATTAGCCCATAAccttaatatataaaattttatttatttaataattgaagtcCAATGAATCTTAACCGTATTTGACCACTTTCAATTTGAGCTAATTTTTTATGatcataaataatatttaattattcttATCATATGTATATGTGACATCTATATTATCCGTTTTAGTTGTTTATGTATCCTGCGTATCTAATTTTATGGCAACCTTCACTGCAGCTTGGCAGAGGGTTCATGACTTCATTCAGCGTTCTGATCAGCAATTGCTTGCAAGTTGGAAACAGAAATATAGTAACTTGGTACCAACAATTCTCCTCACTTTCTATATTGGCCAACTTAACACTTGGTATGCAAGATATTTCTGGTCTTATCTCCGTTCAATCTTCATGTTCATGTTCTATAACGCATTGGTTCGGTGCTTTCCTTGTGTTCCCTTTTAGCTTCATTTCCATGGTTACATGATTGAAACATATTACAGATGTCTGACGCTCCATATATTCTGGTAGATTGCGAGAATTGATGCCCAATTGGCCATGTTACAGGAAGGACCAGGGCCATAAATACGCTTCGCTTCTACTTGTTTCAGGTGTCTTTTTTGTGTGGTCTTTGCAAAATGAACCCGCATCGGTGGTGACCTCATAATGCAACGACCAAATTAGACTATAATGGAAATGTTTGAAGGAATTTATATACATAAACGTCTAACCATGAACTCCATGCCTATCAATTTAGTACTAAATCAATGGTGTGATTGGcaattaatttatgtattttttaaaggAATATCCCGAAAGAATCAGCTTGAAACATTGGTGAAGAAAATCGTAAAGATGGAAAGTtgaagaaatagaaaaaatacaaaatgaacATATGATTAAAAGAatacaaaatttgataaatattaattGTCTTTCAGCTTTTATGTTCTTTCTTTCTGCCCTTCCATTTTACTACTCTTTTTCTTCTCGTCCTACTTTCCCACTCTACAATAGATAATATAGAAATTCGCTACAGTTTATTTCTTCGTATCAAATAGCTATTCCCAACAACTGATAACTTCAGTTGGATCAAATCAAGAGATGTCATCTATAAGCATAATGAACCAACaatcaaaaccaaaacaaaatcaTGCATTGCAAAAGAATAAAGCAAATACCATTCAACACTCAATGAAgaatggaacaaaaaaaaaaggtcaaaTATACTTgtataaataagaaaattcaaacatataattcaaaaaGGAAGCATTCATCAGTGTCACTTCATTCAAAGTAACACTTCTAATTAAGAGACAAATACCAAAATCAATAAAACTCAAAAGCGTTAGTGTCATGCTTAATACACTAAACCCGTAATCGACTGAATCACATACTAAAAGGAGTTCCTAATCAAACAAACTGAATCCCATATCATCATCACTCTCTTCCTCTGGTTCCTCCTGCAAATAGCCAAGAATTACATATCAGTATAAATGGTGCAAGGAAATAATAGAGACAAGGATATCACATCCACTTATTTATTCGTAATTTTTAATTCCACCTTCTTCTTTTCCTCTGCAGGAGCAGGAGCAGCAGCACCGCCTCCACTAGCAGCTGCAACAGGTGCAGCTGCGGCGACCGGAGCACCACCAGCAGCAGCACCAACATTGGTTATGAGATTCTCAATGTCGCACTTCTCAAAAAGCTTAGCAAACAAGCTTGGCCAATAAGACTCAACAGAGACATTGGCAGCTTTAACTAGCGTGGCAATCTTCTCAGCCTATTAATGACAGTTAAAgaaaccccccccccccaaaaaaatacCTATGTTCCCATACAAATTGGGAATCTCTCAACAACAATAATCAAATTCCTATTTTCCAATAATCCTatcaaagaattaaaaaaaatcaaataataaatcatacaaCCCTAAATTATTTGCATAAAGGATACGGTGATGGGGATGCCATCATCATGGAGAATCGAAGCAGCATAAGAGCAAGCAGCTTCGCCAACCGAAGACATCGTTTATGCtattaaaattaaaccaaataaataaataaagcaattaAAACACAATCAACGTAAAGATTTACATCAATaccgaaaaaagaaaagaaaataaattcaaatttcgcaagaaacaaacaagaaaagaaatggaaaaaaaatcaatgaatTTACCTGAAAGATGAATATAGGAGTGATGGGTTATCGGCAAGCTGTGCAGCGCCGCTCTGAGAGCAATACGTTGTTAGGGTTTTCTCAATGAGTTTAAGGAAAATGGTTTTAAAGGAAAAAGAACCTGTAAATTGGGCTCCTATGTTTTCGGAGGCCCATTTaaccaaacaataaaataaaattatcgtGGCTGTAAAAAAATGGCAGTTATATAAcattaggaaaaaaaaaacaacagcTAAAACAACGAACGAcaacaacaaaaaagaaagaaaaaacaccgagaaaacaaaaaaacatgATACACGATTGCACGAGTGCTTGAAGAAGGCCAaagggattaaataaaaaaaaaaaaaggcttttgGGTTTGATTGATCACTGATGTGATCTTCCATAGAAACGACTCTCCAATATCAaagttcacttttttttttgaaaaaaagaattctCCATTTTTTAACCACTCTATATTTGGCTTCTGGGGTagttcttttgtttttgtttttttgttttttgtgggATTCTTAGCCATTTTCTTTCATCTctgtttctcttttttatttggGAGATTATTCTCTGTTTTTTACATGTCTCAACAAAGGCAATTTCAGATGGTGGGTGGTAGCAACAATCCAGGAGCAGGGCAGTACAATGACACAACTTTTACGAAAATCTTTGTTGGTGGATTGGCTTGGGAAACTCAAAGAGATACCATGAAGCGTTATTTTGAGCAATTTGGAGAGATTATTGAGGCTGTTGTTATCACAGATAAAAATACTGGGAGATCCAAGGGCTATGGCTTTGTAAGCTTATTCATCCCTTTccttaatatgtatatatacatatcattcattCCATATGACAATTAGAAGCTGATTATCCTTATTTTCCATTTCCAGGTTACATTTAAGGATCCAGATGCAGCCATGAGAGCATGTCAAAACCCTTCTCCTACCATTGATGGAAGGAGGGCGAACTGCAATCTTGCTTCATTGGGTGCACAGAAGACTCATGCACCAACTCCACAACAtggttttctttctctctttttctttttaattgtatTGGTTCTTGTTGAAATGCCATTTCCTTATCTCAATACCAACTCTTTATGCATATCTTAAATGGTCCTGGCAAATATTCACTTCAATATTT containing:
- the LOC107954421 gene encoding 60S acidic ribosomal protein P1; the protein is MSSVGEAACSYAASILHDDGIPITAEKIATLVKAANVSVESYWPSLFAKLFEKCDIENLITNVGAAAGGAPVAAAAPVAAASGGGAAAPAPAEEKKKEEPEEESDDDMGFSLFD